From Candidatus Woesearchaeota archaeon, the proteins below share one genomic window:
- a CDS encoding ribonuclease H-like domain-containing protein yields the protein FKILAFDIETYNPYGKNIDMEKNPIIMVSFYGKDFQKVITWRRFRTEEKYIEFVDSELELIERFRDTIERHKPELLVGYYSDGFDLPYLEARARKYKIKLDLGLDHSGIRITAGRKTLAQITGLVHLDIFKFVLKVIGRAMETDYYDLDSVASELLGEGKKDVELDKLAEAWDRDHEKLEEFCKYNLRDSFLTYSICEKVLPNLIELVKITGFPIFDVERMPFSLLVEAYLMKQSRNFNEIIMNKPTHDNIMERRTHSYKGGFVYEPTPGLYRDIVVFDYRSLYPTIISSHNIDPGMMDCDCCEGEAEPTPTEGNEKKHWFCKNRKGFIPSIMEDLITRRMRIKEMIKNKGRHVLLDARSEALKVLSNAFYGYLGFFGARWYNIECAQSVTAWGRYYIHKVIDKAKKDGFNVVYSDTDSVFLTLAGKTKNDAEQFSERINVDLPGLMELEYEGYYPAGIFVSAKMTGYGAKKKYALLPEDGKIKIKGFETVRRNWSVVAKETQENVLNIILKENNREKAFSYVQDVIADLKARKVPLYKVVIYTQMQKEIKGYDSVGPHVAVAKRMEQKGIPVGAGSMIKFVVAKSKDGTQKESISERARLPEEVTEEGYDPEYYIKNQVVPSVEKIFEVLGYRKEDFFESKEQHKLDRFFN from the coding sequence ATTTCAAAATTCTGGCATTTGACATTGAAACATACAATCCATACGGCAAGAATATCGATATGGAAAAGAATCCGATAATCATGGTGAGCTTTTACGGAAAGGATTTTCAGAAAGTTATAACATGGAGGAGATTCAGGACAGAGGAAAAATACATTGAATTTGTTGACAGCGAGCTTGAGCTGATCGAGCGCTTCAGGGACACCATTGAGAGGCACAAGCCGGAGCTTTTAGTGGGCTATTATTCTGACGGGTTTGACCTGCCTTATCTTGAGGCAAGGGCAAGGAAATACAAAATAAAGCTTGACCTCGGCCTTGATCATTCAGGAATCAGGATAACAGCCGGAAGAAAAACACTGGCGCAGATAACCGGGCTGGTTCATCTTGATATTTTTAAATTTGTGCTGAAGGTTATCGGAAGGGCAATGGAAACCGATTATTATGACCTTGACTCTGTTGCAAGCGAGCTGCTCGGAGAGGGAAAAAAGGATGTTGAGCTTGACAAGCTTGCCGAGGCATGGGACAGGGATCATGAAAAGCTCGAGGAATTCTGCAAATACAACTTAAGGGATTCTTTTTTAACTTACAGCATATGCGAAAAGGTGCTCCCGAATCTTATTGAGCTTGTCAAAATAACAGGCTTTCCTATTTTTGATGTTGAAAGGATGCCTTTTTCTCTTTTGGTTGAAGCTTATCTGATGAAGCAGAGCAGGAATTTCAACGAAATAATAATGAACAAGCCAACTCACGACAATATTATGGAGAGGAGAACTCACAGCTATAAAGGCGGCTTTGTTTACGAGCCGACTCCGGGGCTGTACAGGGACATTGTTGTTTTTGATTACCGCAGCCTTTATCCGACAATAATAAGCAGCCACAATATTGACCCCGGAATGATGGACTGCGACTGCTGCGAGGGAGAAGCCGAGCCAACTCCGACAGAAGGGAATGAGAAAAAACACTGGTTCTGCAAGAACAGGAAAGGATTTATTCCGTCAATAATGGAAGACCTGATAACAAGAAGAATGAGAATCAAAGAGATGATAAAAAACAAAGGCAGGCATGTCCTGCTTGATGCCAGGTCTGAGGCATTAAAAGTGCTGAGCAATGCATTTTACGGCTATCTGGGATTTTTCGGAGCCCGCTGGTACAACATTGAATGCGCTCAGTCTGTGACGGCGTGGGGCCGGTATTACATTCATAAAGTCATAGATAAAGCAAAAAAAGACGGCTTCAATGTTGTCTACTCTGATACGGATTCCGTGTTTTTGACACTGGCTGGGAAAACAAAGAATGATGCTGAACAATTTTCAGAAAGGATAAATGTTGATCTTCCGGGTTTGATGGAGCTTGAGTATGAAGGATATTATCCTGCTGGAATTTTTGTTTCTGCAAAGATGACAGGGTATGGTGCCAAGAAGAAATATGCATTATTGCCTGAAGACGGTAAAATAAAGATAAAAGGATTTGAAACAGTCAGGAGGAACTGGAGTGTTGTTGCAAAGGAAACTCAGGAGAATGTCCTCAATATTATTTTGAAAGAGAATAACAGGGAGAAGGCATTCAGTTATGTGCAGGACGTTATAGCTGATTTAAAAGCGAGGAAAGTTCCTCTTTACAAGGTTGTCATTTATACACAGATGCAGAAGGAAATTAAAGGGTACGATTCAGTTGGCCCGCATGTTGCTGTTGCAAAAAGAATGGAGCAGAAAGGCATTCCCGTAGGAGCAGGCTCAATGATAAAGTTTGTTGTTGCGAAAAGCAAAGATGGAACGCAAAAGGAATCAATAAGCGAGAGGGCAAGGCTGCCCGAGGAAGTGACAGAGGAGGGTTATGATCCCGAGTATTACATCAAAAACCAGGTTGTTCCCTCTGTTGAGAAGATCTTTGAAGTTTTAGGATACAGAAAAGAGGATTTCTTTGAAAGCAAGGAGCAGCATAAATTGGACAGGTTTTTTAATTGA
- a CDS encoding NAD(P)H-binding protein, which yields MNILIAGATGFLGGELLKHLSKTKHSIRCLVRKKNARLQAKCDIAVGDLLDLDSLYAAAKNIDVVYCLVHTMGIQKNKGNLLSTEKTAAINLVKACRKNNVKRIIYISGLMAAENAESGHLKGRWIFENEIINNSIQYTIFRAGMIIGMKSLPFRTLYLTAKYFPIIFLPKWAETKMEPVALDDVLFYLIDSLKNKKTANKIIEIGVGKEYGYEEILRKIENTMNKKRLHILLPFYLITSTAVYISLLTKTPYKETIELAKSLKIDMCCRERKIKEIFKRKPLDLESAIRKVFS from the coding sequence ATGAACATCCTTATAGCAGGCGCAACAGGCTTTCTTGGAGGCGAACTATTGAAACATCTGTCTAAAACAAAGCACAGCATAAGATGCCTTGTAAGAAAAAAGAATGCTCGTTTGCAGGCAAAATGCGATATTGCTGTCGGAGATCTGCTTGATTTGGATTCATTGTATGCCGCAGCAAAAAACATAGATGTTGTTTACTGCCTTGTCCACACAATGGGCATTCAAAAAAACAAGGGAAATTTGCTCTCAACAGAAAAAACAGCTGCTATTAACCTTGTCAAGGCATGCAGAAAGAACAATGTAAAGAGAATAATCTACATTAGCGGCTTGATGGCTGCGGAGAATGCAGAATCTGGCCATTTGAAAGGAAGGTGGATTTTTGAAAACGAAATCATAAACAACAGCATTCAATACACAATTTTCAGGGCAGGCATGATAATTGGCATGAAAAGCCTTCCGTTCAGAACATTGTATTTGACTGCAAAATATTTTCCAATTATTTTTCTCCCAAAATGGGCAGAAACAAAAATGGAGCCAGTTGCCTTAGATGATGTTTTATTTTACCTAATCGATTCATTAAAAAACAAAAAAACAGCAAATAAAATCATTGAGATCGGTGTAGGGAAAGAATACGGTTATGAAGAGATTTTAAGAAAAATAGAAAACACTATGAACAAGAAAAGGCTGCATATCTTATTGCCGTTTTACTTAATAACATCGACTGCAGTTTACATCTCTCTTCTGACAAAAACTCCGTACAAAGAAACCATAGAGCTTGCAAAGAGCCTGAAGATAGATATGTGCTGCAGGGAAAGAAAGATCAAAGAGATTTTTAAGAGAAAGCCTTTGGATTTGGAAAGTGCAATAAGGAAAGTTTTCAGTTAA
- a CDS encoding B12-binding domain-containing radical SAM protein, with protein sequence MEKTKSKKIIFVEPRGSAANVFSSQMTLPLLGPIYLATMLKNEGYDARVHNENLLGRDVAMHELDADILCITGLTSTISRGYEIAKDFKALNPERKVIIGGIHASFMKEEAAKYADNVVIGEGENAILDLIKNGSSEKFIHSSQLSDLSSLPMPDFTVLKNYQGMGMTPIMTSRGCPFGCNFCSVTALFGRKYRTNSAEQVIKEFRNIKTKTAFFYDDNLCADRQRSYEIFNSIAKENLGIKWSAQVRCDAAQDNRLLKKMADAGCDRVFIGFESVNQRTLDGYKKNQSLDDIVLAIKRFHEYGIKIHGMFVLGSDKDDKSIFNATNDFSNAQDIDSVQYSILTPLPGTPVYNMLAAQKRLLHRVWEYYDGMHVVFRPKLLSPLELQQGIIDSYKKFYTSTKLLKGALNLFYDKTINRFSSAIGGLKTYAPKNWDTTLLGKVIISRWLNLNKSYLDYLKRIKTAYEGSKLNIMPKHSL encoded by the coding sequence ATGGAAAAAACAAAAAGCAAAAAAATAATATTTGTAGAGCCCCGCGGGTCAGCTGCAAATGTGTTCTCGAGCCAGATGACGCTTCCATTGCTCGGCCCGATATACCTTGCAACAATGCTTAAGAATGAAGGCTATGATGCAAGAGTTCACAATGAGAATCTTCTTGGGAGAGATGTAGCCATGCACGAGCTTGATGCTGATATTTTATGCATTACCGGATTAACATCAACAATCAGCAGAGGCTATGAGATTGCAAAGGATTTCAAAGCGCTAAATCCAGAGAGAAAAGTAATAATAGGCGGCATACATGCGTCATTCATGAAAGAAGAAGCTGCCAAATATGCTGATAATGTTGTTATCGGGGAAGGCGAGAATGCAATACTTGATTTGATCAAAAATGGTTCATCAGAAAAATTCATTCATTCCAGCCAGTTAAGCGATTTAAGCAGCTTGCCAATGCCGGATTTCACAGTCCTTAAAAATTATCAGGGAATGGGCATGACCCCCATAATGACGTCAAGAGGATGCCCATTTGGATGCAATTTTTGCTCTGTGACTGCCCTGTTCGGCAGAAAGTACAGGACGAACAGCGCCGAGCAGGTCATCAAAGAATTCAGAAACATCAAAACAAAAACCGCATTCTTTTATGATGACAATCTTTGCGCAGACAGGCAAAGGTCTTATGAAATTTTTAACAGCATTGCAAAAGAGAACCTCGGAATTAAATGGTCAGCTCAGGTAAGATGCGATGCTGCGCAGGACAATAGGCTGCTTAAAAAAATGGCAGACGCGGGGTGCGACAGGGTTTTTATCGGGTTTGAATCAGTCAATCAAAGGACATTAGATGGATATAAAAAAAATCAATCCTTGGATGACATTGTGCTCGCAATTAAAAGGTTTCACGAATATGGAATAAAGATTCATGGCATGTTTGTGCTTGGCTCTGACAAGGATGATAAGTCCATATTCAACGCTACAAATGACTTTTCAAATGCCCAGGACATAGACTCTGTCCAATACTCGATCCTTACGCCGCTGCCAGGCACTCCTGTTTACAATATGCTTGCAGCGCAAAAAAGGCTGCTGCACAGGGTATGGGAATATTACGACGGAATGCATGTTGTTTTCAGGCCCAAACTGCTCTCTCCCCTGGAATTGCAGCAGGGAATAATTGACTCTTACAAAAAGTTTTACACATCAACAAAGCTACTGAAAGGCGCATTAAATTTGTTTTATGACAAAACAATAAACCGCTTTTCTTCTGCCATTGGAGGATTGAAAACATATGCTCCAAAAAACTGGGATACAACTCTGCTTGGCAAGGTGATAATAAGCAGATGGCTCAATCTGAACAAGTCTTATTTGGATTACCTGAAGCGCATTAAAACTGCTTATGAAGGGAGCAAATTAAACATCATGCCAAAGCATTCCTTATAG
- a CDS encoding HEAT repeat domain-containing protein, which yields MNKNLLEELAKSHFEQKSQDHLLKTVYSKINDENLFEFFTIDNLLVQKGVARKINEQIQNQQFIEKIIAGLSGEPEIRQKILTALSYANNPKNGVLLPHIKNNLEHEDAEVRKAATKAISYKYPDHVAEVLPLLKTPDAQQIAKTLCYSRNTELIWPLLDFYGFPEKTIIPSWIGFLLNPVWLAQNYGKNPEAVSELIFRFGYSTCDVYPEALDLLNNGFMFVSQEMAKSPKPEIWKIKLNEILRQLLPDSFEMQSRASINLEDPIDLSIFTAAVRESDIINLEVKKEQDPFDYRTKELLTGVVVSHAPYGYFKNFIINKGMELGNELNVKKKDLGSFLVEYAKVMLQFNFEEAFAEEDIILRSKWLALSKLPEASAKSYSLHPKSWPIKDEDKDNFPLARFAVIKEFELPKQDKRLSVGAKGAVNLAYYLGISGLEDRLAEIEALYSKFLLPVGCEIQVPKPKPEINTSFAWKQALRYFGINSPRRPEYMETVEAAFRPSKTFHSQILGIAFLYKMGLFNTEQDMAYHISIQGELGEDVRYIVFPHRIITKSRIKIEEKNLRLKRMARLMSKGYVNLNNDAEPCCPSEEKPEYRTEMRVYSCCTDNVDGKIKLRTSFIDNIIDTQILSSALKSELPEFQELWRSYKEEIEKYAESLPHEFSELLHSNWYESTGDPRDGKLVGLLPIIQKKEEVSAIISEKNMSEELEKNFNQILGKYTRRAHQMFLNSFGVNYDFSSFLISDYGIPYLLPKDLLNASESQ from the coding sequence ATGAATAAAAATTTACTTGAAGAGCTGGCAAAGTCTCATTTTGAGCAAAAAAGCCAGGATCATCTTCTTAAAACAGTTTATTCTAAAATTAATGATGAAAACCTGTTTGAATTTTTTACTATTGACAACCTTCTTGTGCAAAAGGGCGTGGCAAGAAAAATAAACGAGCAGATACAAAACCAGCAATTTATTGAAAAGATAATTGCTGGCCTTTCTGGAGAACCAGAAATAAGGCAAAAGATACTTACTGCTCTTTCTTACGCAAATAACCCGAAAAATGGTGTTTTGCTCCCACATATTAAAAATAATTTAGAGCATGAAGATGCAGAGGTGAGAAAAGCAGCAACAAAGGCCATATCTTATAAATACCCCGATCATGTAGCTGAAGTTCTCCCCCTATTAAAGACACCAGACGCCCAGCAAATTGCTAAAACCCTTTGCTATTCGAGAAACACAGAGCTCATTTGGCCATTATTAGATTTTTATGGCTTTCCTGAAAAAACAATTATTCCATCTTGGATTGGATTTTTGCTTAATCCCGTGTGGCTTGCGCAGAACTATGGTAAAAATCCTGAAGCTGTATCAGAGCTCATATTTAGATTCGGTTACTCTACTTGCGATGTTTATCCGGAAGCACTAGACTTGCTCAATAACGGTTTTATGTTTGTATCGCAGGAAATGGCAAAATCGCCAAAGCCTGAAATATGGAAGATAAAGCTTAATGAAATTTTAAGGCAGCTCTTGCCAGATTCTTTTGAAATGCAAAGTAGGGCTTCGATAAATCTTGAAGACCCTATTGATCTTTCCATCTTCACAGCAGCGGTAAGAGAAAGCGATATCATAAACCTTGAGGTGAAGAAGGAGCAAGATCCATTTGATTACCGTACAAAAGAACTTTTAACAGGGGTTGTTGTTTCACATGCTCCTTATGGGTATTTCAAGAACTTTATAATCAACAAGGGCATGGAGCTCGGAAATGAATTAAATGTGAAAAAGAAGGATTTGGGCTCTTTTTTAGTCGAGTATGCGAAAGTAATGCTTCAATTTAATTTTGAAGAGGCTTTTGCTGAAGAAGATATTATATTGCGCTCAAAATGGCTTGCCCTCTCAAAGCTGCCTGAAGCCTCTGCTAAATCCTATTCTCTACACCCCAAATCATGGCCAATAAAAGACGAAGACAAAGATAATTTTCCTTTAGCAAGATTTGCAGTTATCAAAGAATTTGAATTGCCAAAGCAGGACAAAAGGCTGTCAGTTGGTGCAAAGGGCGCGGTAAATCTTGCGTACTACCTTGGCATAAGCGGATTGGAAGACAGACTTGCTGAGATTGAAGCCCTTTATTCAAAATTTCTTCTGCCTGTTGGCTGCGAAATTCAAGTTCCGAAGCCCAAGCCGGAGATAAACACGAGTTTTGCCTGGAAACAGGCTTTGCGTTATTTCGGAATTAATTCTCCAAGAAGGCCAGAGTACATGGAAACAGTAGAAGCAGCTTTCAGGCCATCAAAAACATTCCATAGTCAAATCCTGGGAATTGCATTCCTGTATAAAATGGGGCTCTTTAACACAGAACAGGACATGGCATATCATATATCCATACAAGGCGAACTTGGAGAGGATGTAAGATATATTGTATTTCCTCACCGGATTATCACTAAATCAAGAATAAAAATAGAAGAAAAGAACCTAAGGCTTAAAAGAATGGCGCGCCTGATGAGCAAGGGCTACGTAAACCTCAATAATGATGCAGAGCCTTGTTGTCCTTCGGAGGAAAAACCAGAATATAGAACAGAGATGCGCGTTTATAGCTGCTGCACAGATAATGTTGATGGAAAAATAAAATTAAGGACATCTTTTATTGACAATATTATTGATACCCAGATTCTTTCATCAGCGCTTAAATCAGAATTGCCTGAATTTCAGGAACTATGGAGATCATATAAAGAGGAAATAGAAAAGTATGCTGAAAGCCTGCCGCATGAATTTTCAGAATTGCTCCATTCTAACTGGTACGAATCAACCGGCGACCCAAGAGACGGCAAGCTTGTGGGTTTGCTGCCCATAATACAAAAAAAAGAGGAGGTTTCTGCAATTATATCTGAAAAAAATATGTCTGAGGAGCTTGAAAAGAATTTTAATCAAATACTGGGCAAATACACAAGACGAGCGCATCAAATGTTTCTGAATTCATTTGGCGTAAATTACGATTTTTCATCTTTTCTTATCAGCGATTATGGTATACCATACTTATTGCCAAAAGATTTATTGAATGCATCAGAAAGCCAATGA
- a CDS encoding DUF4202 family protein produces MLDKVMSYVNKSFEQCVTSKSVKHFENAVYWVKKLKPDADEAVLIAAYSHDIQRAFRKTNTSETFKILDFNNPALLEEHQEEGARLISDFLKKEGYDEKNIQRVYNMVRHHEEGGDEESNLIKDADSISYFETNSFRHIKHDAPILGKEKVRGKIEWMYNRISSKKARKIAEPMYKKALKLLESC; encoded by the coding sequence ATGCTGGACAAAGTAATGAGCTACGTAAATAAGTCATTCGAGCAATGTGTTACTAGTAAGAGTGTTAAGCATTTTGAGAATGCTGTTTATTGGGTTAAAAAACTAAAGCCTGATGCTGATGAAGCAGTTCTTATAGCTGCGTATTCGCATGACATTCAAAGAGCATTTAGAAAAACCAATACATCGGAAACTTTCAAGATCCTGGATTTTAATAATCCTGCTTTGTTGGAAGAGCACCAAGAAGAAGGAGCTAGATTAATTTCTGATTTTCTTAAAAAAGAGGGTTATGATGAAAAAAATATCCAAAGAGTTTATAATATGGTGAGGCACCATGAAGAGGGCGGGGATGAAGAATCCAATTTAATCAAGGATGCAGATAGTATAAGTTATTTTGAAACTAATTCGTTTCGCCACATTAAGCATGATGCTCCAATTCTTGGAAAAGAAAAAGTTAGAGGTAAAATAGAGTGGATGTATAACAGAATAAGCTCTAAGAAGGCAAGAAAAATTGCAGAGCCCATGTATAAAAAGGCATTAAAATTACTAGAATCATGCTAA
- a CDS encoding winged helix-turn-helix transcriptional regulator, translating into METTLFVKFLGDSPKIKVLDMLITGRGLEYSISDIAEQAGIGRATFYRMMDELLKNKIIVAARKFGNMQLYRLNLNNEFVKSLLELYDRVMKVASDKEIDRQKKPLMVSA; encoded by the coding sequence ATGGAAACAACACTATTTGTAAAGTTCCTTGGAGATTCGCCAAAGATCAAAGTACTGGATATGCTAATAACGGGCAGGGGATTGGAATACAGCATATCCGACATCGCAGAGCAGGCCGGAATAGGAAGAGCCACATTTTACAGGATGATGGATGAGCTGTTAAAAAACAAAATAATAGTTGCTGCAAGGAAATTCGGCAATATGCAGCTTTACAGGTTAAACCTAAACAATGAATTTGTAAAGTCGCTTCTTGAATTGTATGATCGTGTTATGAAAGTTGCTTCTGATAAGGAAATTGACAGGCAGAAAAAGCCACTTATGGTTTCAGCATAA
- a CDS encoding radical SAM protein — MITILDCYTDEPSGLGVPPYLGTYPRYIAGHFISNNTGSDLAYITIDDLRFFKYYSLDEKKKEISRKTNIKIYNLTKNHANIKNILENTVKLIIILGVHTPGKYLSALPGTLKEVSGLIRDYSFEKILTGPAVFGTQLEGGKFSEKTDLKIFSKIEPFNFKYDEIKEYAVKGAEIIKQIPDLRVIEIETSHGCPRKKGCSFCTEPIKHTLEFRNKEDIITEIGAFYDLGCRYFRIGKQSCFYSYPYAIELLKEIREKFPKIEVLHIDNVNPVMALSKKGGEITNAIARYCTAGNVAAFGVESFDPVVYEENCLNCAAEQALEAIRILNKYGSEKGDNGMPKFLPGINLLFGLKGESKETHEKNMFYLKKILNEGLLLRRINIRQAAIFEGTDLYDTAKNKFMKKNKKYYWKWRNEIRQTIDFPMLQKLVPIGTILKDVRAEVYDGNTTFARQIGTYPLIVGIKGRFELNKFYTVKITGHMLRSVVGEIVG, encoded by the coding sequence ATGATAACAATCTTAGACTGCTATACAGATGAGCCTTCTGGCCTGGGAGTTCCGCCTTATTTGGGAACTTATCCAAGGTATATTGCAGGCCATTTTATTTCAAACAATACTGGTTCTGATCTGGCCTATATAACGATAGACGATCTAAGATTTTTTAAATATTACAGTTTGGATGAAAAGAAAAAAGAAATCAGCAGAAAAACAAACATTAAAATTTATAATTTGACAAAAAACCATGCTAACATTAAAAATATCCTGGAAAATACAGTGAAATTAATAATAATCCTTGGCGTCCACACGCCAGGGAAATATCTCTCTGCATTGCCGGGAACTTTAAAAGAAGTTTCAGGTCTAATCAGAGATTACAGCTTTGAAAAAATCCTCACAGGACCGGCAGTTTTCGGCACTCAGCTGGAAGGCGGAAAATTCTCTGAAAAAACAGATTTAAAAATTTTCAGCAAAATAGAGCCATTCAACTTCAAATATGATGAAATAAAGGAATATGCAGTTAAAGGAGCAGAAATAATAAAGCAGATTCCTGATTTAAGAGTCATTGAAATCGAAACATCGCATGGCTGCCCGAGAAAAAAGGGCTGCTCGTTCTGCACAGAGCCTATAAAACACACCTTAGAATTCAGAAACAAGGAAGACATTATAACAGAGATTGGGGCATTTTACGATTTAGGATGCAGGTATTTCAGGATAGGGAAGCAAAGCTGCTTTTACAGCTATCCTTATGCAATTGAGCTGCTTAAAGAAATAAGGGAAAAATTCCCGAAAATTGAAGTTTTGCATATTGATAATGTAAATCCTGTTATGGCATTATCAAAAAAAGGCGGGGAAATAACAAATGCAATAGCGAGATACTGCACAGCAGGCAATGTAGCGGCTTTTGGAGTCGAAAGCTTTGATCCAGTTGTTTACGAGGAAAACTGCCTTAACTGCGCAGCAGAGCAGGCATTGGAAGCAATAAGGATCCTGAATAAATACGGCTCTGAAAAAGGCGATAATGGAATGCCCAAATTTCTGCCCGGAATAAATTTATTATTCGGATTGAAAGGCGAGTCAAAAGAAACGCATGAAAAGAATATGTTTTACCTTAAAAAAATATTGAATGAAGGATTGCTGCTGAGGAGGATCAACATAAGGCAGGCTGCAATATTTGAAGGAACTGACTTATACGATACAGCGAAAAACAAATTCATGAAAAAGAACAAAAAATATTACTGGAAATGGCGCAATGAGATAAGGCAGACTATTGATTTTCCAATGCTGCAGAAGCTAGTGCCCATAGGAACAATCTTAAAGGATGTAAGAGCAGAAGTCTATGACGGCAATACAACATTTGCAAGGCAAATTGGAACTTATCCTCTTATTGTAGGAATAAAAGGGAGATTTGAATTAAACAAATTCTATACTGTGAAAATAACCGGCCATATGCTCAGAAGCGTTGTTGGGGAGATTGTTGGATAA
- a CDS encoding divergent PAP2 family protein, whose amino-acid sequence MIDANAVKIIITGIAAWFIAQLIKVIIASVKEKKFKPEFFIGLGGMPSAHAAFVSAITAAIYLLQGVSVLFAVSLAFLIIVLRDAVGVRREVGRHAEILNKLNKAKKLDEKVGHNLWDVLAGIAIGIVVAVILT is encoded by the coding sequence ATGATTGATGCGAATGCTGTTAAGATAATTATTACAGGAATTGCTGCTTGGTTTATAGCTCAGTTAATCAAAGTAATTATTGCTTCTGTTAAGGAGAAGAAGTTTAAGCCGGAATTTTTCATCGGATTGGGAGGAATGCCCAGCGCGCATGCTGCATTTGTTTCTGCAATCACAGCAGCAATATATTTATTGCAGGGCGTTTCAGTCCTTTTTGCGGTTTCTCTTGCATTTTTGATTATTGTATTACGAGATGCAGTTGGAGTCAGAAGAGAAGTCGGAAGGCATGCTGAAATATTGAATAAGCTGAACAAAGCAAAAAAACTTGACGAGAAAGTCGGGCATAATTTATGGGACGTGTTGGCGGGGATTGCTATTGGGATTGTTGTTGCGGTGATCCTTACTTAA